CATATAGCAACACTTGCAAAAGATGCACATCTTCGGATGAGATTGACTGCGAAGCGTGGACGTGGGTATACGCCTGCTGATGCAAACAAACGTGAGGATCAGCCAATCGGTGTAATTCCTATCGATTCAATTTTCACTCCGGTTTCACGCGTGCTTTATCAAGTTGAAAACACGCGTGTAGGTCAAGTGACTAACTTTGACAAGCTAACATTAGATGTTTGGACAGATGGAAGCATCGGTCCAAAAGAAGCAATTGCACTAGGTTCTAAAATTTTAACTGAACATCTTAATATCTTCGTCAGCTTGACAGATGAAGCACAGAATGTAGAAATTATGGTCGAGAAAGAAGAAGACCAAAAAGAAAAAGTGCTTGAAATGACGATTGAAGAGCTAGACTTATCTGTACGTTCGTACAACTGCTTGAAGCGTGCTGGTATCAACACTGTTCAAGAGCTAGCGAACAAAACAGAAGAAGATATGATGAAAGTTCGTAACTTAGGCCGTAAATCTTTAGAAGAAGTTAAAGCAAAACTTGAAGATTTAGGTTTAGGTCTACGAAAAGATGACTAGTTAAGAGATTAACTAGTATTTTCGTATGTTTGATTCGATCGATTATCATTCAACAAAGGAGGGGACATCACATGTCATACAGAAAGTTAGGACGTACAAGTGATCAACGTAAAGCGTTACTTCGTGATTTAGCGACTGATTTAATCATCAACGAACGTATCGAGACTACTGAAACTCGTGCGAAGGAATTACGTTCTGTTGTAGAAAAGATGATTACACTTGG
This genomic window from Bacillus kexueae contains:
- a CDS encoding DNA-directed RNA polymerase subunit alpha, which translates into the protein MIEIEKPKIETVEISDDAKYGKFVVEPLERGYGTTLGNSLRRILLSSLPGAAVTSIQIDGVLHEFSTIDGVVEDVTTIILNLKKLALKIYSEEEKTLEIDVQGEGAVTAADITHDSDVEILNPDLHIATLAKDAHLRMRLTAKRGRGYTPADANKREDQPIGVIPIDSIFTPVSRVLYQVENTRVGQVTNFDKLTLDVWTDGSIGPKEAIALGSKILTEHLNIFVSLTDEAQNVEIMVEKEEDQKEKVLEMTIEELDLSVRSYNCLKRAGINTVQELANKTEEDMMKVRNLGRKSLEEVKAKLEDLGLGLRKDD